The following coding sequences are from one Nicotiana tabacum cultivar K326 chromosome 1, ASM71507v2, whole genome shotgun sequence window:
- the LOC107807838 gene encoding uncharacterized protein LOC107807838: MAAFSFLMLRMCNLFSRFLLVGFLLFLSFGSVLSDDGSTLLEIKKSFRDVENVLYDWTDSPSSDYCAWRGVTCDNVTFNIVSLNLSSLNLDGELSPAVGQLKDLISIDLRGNRLTGQIPDEIGDCSALKNLDLSFNELYGDIPFSISKLKQLEYLILKNNQLIGPIPSTLSQIPNLKVLDLAQNKLSGEIPRLIYWNEVLQYLGLRGNNLGGSLSPDMCQLTGLWYFDVRNNSLTGSIPQNIGNCTAFQVLDLSYNELTGEIPFNIGFLQVATLSLQGNRLSGQIPSVIGLMQALAVLDLSCNNLSGIIPSILGNLTYTEKLYLHGNKLIGPIPPELGNMSKLHYLELNDNQLTGRIPPELGKLNELFDLNVANNHLDGPIPSNLSSCTNLNSLNVHGNKLNGTIPPAFQKLESMTYLNLSSNNLKGPIPIELSRIGNLDTLDLSNNRISGSIPSSLGDLEHLLKLNLSKNDINGYLPAEFGNLRSIMEIDLSSNLLSGPIPQELGQLQNLYLLKVENNNLSGDVMSLASCLSLNVLNVSYNNLGGNIPTGNNFSRFSPDSFIGNPDLCGYWLSSPCHTSHPTERVSISKAAILGIALGGLVILLMILVAACRPQNPAPFLEGSIDKPVNYSSPKLVILHMNMALHVYEDIMRMTENLSEKFIIGSGASSTVYKCVLKNCKPVAIKKLYSHNPQYLKEFETELETVGSIKHRNLVSLQGYSLSPCGHLLFYDYMENGSLWDLLHGPSKKKKLDWDTRIRIALGSAQGLAYLHHDCSPRIIHRDVKSSNILLDRDFEAHLTDFGIAKSLCTSKSYTSTYIMGTIGYIDPEYARTSRLTEKSDVYSYGIVLLELLTGRKAVDNESNLHHMILTKAANNAVMETVDPEITATCKDLGDVKKVFQLALLCTKRQPAERPTMHEVARVLESLVPVAETKQPNPTPPTLLPSAKVPCYMDEYVNLKTPHLVNCSSMSTSDAQLFLKFGEVISQNSV, encoded by the exons ATGGCAGCATTTTCATTTCTTATGCTACGAATGTGTAATCTTTTCTCTAGGTTTCTTCTTGTGGGCTTCTTGCTGTTTTTGAGCTTTGGTTCTGTGCTTTCTGATGATG GTTCAACCTTGTTGGAGATTAAGAAGTCATTTAGGGACGTGGAGAATGTGTTGTATGACTGGACAGACTCTCCCTCATCTGATTACTGTGCTTGGAGAGGTGTTACTTGTGACAATGTCACCTTCAATATTGTTTCGCT TAATCTTTCTAGTTTAAATCTTGATGGGGAGTTATCTCCTGCAGTAGGACAGCTCAAAGACCTGATATCTAT TGATTTAAGGGGAAATCGCCTTACGGGGCAGATACCGGATGAGATTGGTGACTGTTCAGCCTTGAAAAACTT GGACTTATCCTTCAATGAGCTTTATGGTGATATTCCCTTTTCCATATCAAAACTTAAGCAGCTGGAATATCT gattttgaaaaataatcagttgATTGGCCCAATTCCATCGACATTGTCACAGATCCCAAATTTGAAAGTTTT GGACCTGGCTCAAAACAAGTTGAGTGGAGAAATTCCTAGGCTTATATATTGGAATGAAGTCCTTCAGTATTT GGGACTACGCGGTAACAACTTGGGTGGATCACTTTCTCCTGATATGTGTCAGCTCACTGGCCTGTGGTATTT TGATGTTCGGAACAATAGTTTGACTGGTTCCATTCCTCAGAACATTGGCAATTGTACTGCCTTCCAAGTCCT AGATTTGTCTTATAATGAGTTGACTGGAGAGATTCCTTTCAACATTGGTTTCCTGCAAGTAGCTACCTT GTCTCTGCAAGGTAATCGTCTTTCAGGGCAGATCCCTTCTGTCATTGGATTGATGCAGGCTCTTGCAGTTCT GGACTTGAGCTGCAATAATTTGAGTGGAATAATTCCTTCAATTCTTGGGAATTTGACCTACACCGAGAAATT GTATTTGCATGGGAACAAGCTAATTGGCCCTATTCCGCCAGAGCTTGGGAATATGTCAAAGCTCCATTACCT GGAATTGAATGATAACCAACTCACTGGACGCATTCCACCAGAACTGGGGAAGCTAAATGAGTTGTTTGACTT AAATGTTGCAAACAATCACCTTGACGGGCCCATTCCATCCAATCTTAGCTCTTGTACCAATCTGAACAGTCT CAATGTTCACGGAAACAAATTGAATGGAACAATTCCACCTGCCTTTCAAAAGCTCGAAAGCATGACCTATCT GAATCTTTCCTCCAACAACCTCAAAGGCCCAATTCCAATTGAGCTTTCTCGTATTGGGAATTTGGACACGCT GGACTTATCAAACAACAGGATCAGTGGTTCTATACCTTCTTCACTTGGTGATTTGGAACATCTTCTTAAACT GAACTTAAGCAAGAATGATATAAATGGATACTTGCCAGCAGAATTTGGCAATTTAAGAAGCATCATGGAGAT TGATCTGTCAAGTAATCTCCTCTCTGGTCCCATACCTCAGGAACTTGGTCAACTTCAAAATCTCTACTTGCT GAAGGTGGAGAACAACAATTTATCAGGCGATGTCATGTCATTAGCCAGTTGCCTCAGTCTAAATGTCCT GAATGTCTCGTACAATAATCTGGGGGGGAATATTCCAAcaggaaataatttctctagaTTTTCACCTGATAG CTTCATAGGAAATCCAGATCTATGTGGATATTGGCTCAGTTCTCCCTGTCATACTTCTCATCCCACAGAGCGAG TTTCAATTTCTAAAGCAGCTATACTTGGTATTGCTTTGGGTGGTTTGGTGATTCTTCTGATGATACTGGTAGCAGCATGCCGGCCACAGAATCCTGCACCCTTCTTGGAAGGATCTATTGACAAACCAG TCAATTACTCATCTCCGAAGCTTGTCATCCTTCATATGAACATGGCACTTCATGTTTATGAAGACATTATGAGGATGACTGAGAACTTGAGTGAGAAGTTTATAATTGGTTCTGGGGCATCAAGCACTGTATATAAATGCGTTCTGAAAAATTGCAAGCCAGTAGCTATCAAGAAATTGTACTCTCACAACCCCCAATACTTGAAGGAATTCGAGACTGAACTTGAGACAGTTGGGAGCATTAAGCATCGTAATCTTGTCAGCCTCCAAGGATATTCACTTTCTCCATGTGGCCATCTTCTTTTTTATGACTACATGGAAAATGGTAGCCTTTGGGATTTGCTTCATG GTCCTAGCAAGAAGAAAAAGCTTGATTGGGATACTCGCATTCGAATTGCACTAGGATCAGCTCAAGGCCTCGCATATCTTCACCATGATTGTAGCCCTCGAATAATCCACCGTGATGTTAAATCATCAAATATTTTGTTGGACAGAGACTTTGAAGCTCACCTGACTGATTTTGGCATTGCTAAAAGCTTATGCACATCCAAGTCCTACACATCCACATACATTATGGGAACCATTGGTTATATTGATCCAGAGTACGCTCGTACTTCTCGCCTCACAGAGAAGTCTGATGTCTACAGCTATGGAATTGTTTTATTGGAATTGCTCACTGGAAGGAAAGCTGTGGATAATGAATCAAATCTACATCATATG ATTCTAACAAAGGCAGCAAATAACGCTGTTATGGAAACAGTGGATCCTGAGATCACAGCCACATGCAAAGACCTTGGAGATGTAAAGAAGGTTTTTCAGCTTGCCCTTCTATGTACCAAAAGACAGCCAGCTGAAAGACCAACAATGCATGAAGTGGCCAGAGTACTCGAAAGCTTAGTACCCGTAGCTGAAACGAAACAGCCCAATCCAACCCCACCTACATTGCTCCCATCTGCTAAGGTTCCTTGCTATATGGATGAATATGTCAACCTCAAGACACCCCACCTAGTGAATTGTTCATCTATGAGCACTTCAGATGCACAACTTTTTCTTAAGTTTGGAGAGGTGATATCCCAGAATAGTGTCTGA
- the LOC142162643 gene encoding uncharacterized protein LOC142162643: MNYLVNGVLPPKIESKARTRFLHDVNFYYWDEPNLYKKCADQLMRRCIPKKEAEIVMYDCHASPYEGYHGGDKTSAKVLQSGFFWTTLLKDARAFVKKCD; this comes from the coding sequence ATGAATTATCTTGTGAATGGAGTACTTCCTCCTAAAATTGAATCTAAAGCTAGAACGAggtttttacatgatgtgaacttCTACTACTGGGATGAGCCAAACTTGTACAAGAAGTGTGCTGATCAGTTGATGAGGAGATGCATTCCAAAAAAGGAGGCAGAAATAGTGATGTATGACTGTCATGCATCACCTTATGAGGGCTATCATGGAGGCGATAAAACATCTGCAAAGGTATTACAATCCGGGTTCTTTTGGACAACATTACTCAAGGATGCACGTGCATTTGTTAAGAAGTGTGACTAG